From a single Micromonospora carbonacea genomic region:
- a CDS encoding carbohydrate ABC transporter permease — MSDPVPLTTDDPGQVASATPPARGRSRRLGDRGLAVAFVSPALLLLLAMSVFPLLWALYLSFTDYSATRGGPANFVGFGNYTAILTSAQVHTRALTTLVYVVGAVSLQTVLGFAIAYLISRRTHGRGLLTTLFLVPMMLSPVVVGLFWRFMLDAQFGVINSMLGSVGLGQVEWLTRQRTALVSLIVVDTWQWTPFIMLIALAGLTAVPRYLYEAASIDRASEWFRFRTITLPLVWPLLLIAVLFRAIEAFRLFDLVYILTSGGPGVSTETLSFHVYKVAFLGFNTGTASAYGILMVLVVVVLTQLYLRYLNKLKEG, encoded by the coding sequence GTGAGTGACCCCGTCCCCCTGACGACCGACGACCCCGGGCAGGTGGCGTCCGCGACACCGCCTGCCCGGGGCCGGTCCCGCCGGCTGGGCGACCGCGGGCTCGCCGTGGCCTTCGTCTCCCCCGCGCTGCTGCTGTTGCTCGCGATGTCGGTGTTCCCGTTGCTGTGGGCGTTGTACCTGTCGTTCACCGACTACTCGGCCACCCGCGGCGGGCCCGCCAACTTCGTCGGGTTCGGCAACTACACGGCCATCCTGACGTCGGCGCAGGTCCACACCCGGGCCCTGACGACGTTGGTCTACGTGGTCGGCGCGGTCTCGCTGCAGACCGTGCTCGGCTTCGCCATCGCGTACCTGATCTCCCGGCGTACGCACGGGCGGGGACTGCTGACCACCCTGTTCCTGGTGCCGATGATGCTGTCGCCGGTCGTGGTCGGGCTGTTCTGGCGATTCATGCTCGACGCGCAGTTCGGCGTGATCAACAGCATGCTCGGCTCGGTCGGCCTCGGGCAGGTCGAGTGGCTCACCCGGCAGCGGACGGCACTGGTCTCCCTGATCGTGGTCGACACCTGGCAGTGGACGCCGTTCATCATGCTCATCGCGCTCGCGGGCCTCACCGCGGTGCCCAGGTACCTGTACGAGGCGGCCTCGATCGACCGGGCCTCCGAGTGGTTCCGGTTCCGCACCATCACGCTTCCGCTGGTGTGGCCGCTGCTCCTCATCGCCGTGCTGTTCCGGGCCATCGAGGCGTTCCGGCTGTTCGACCTCGTCTACATCCTCACCAGCGGCGGCCCGGGTGTCTCCACCGAGACGTTGTCGTTCCACGTCTACAAGGTCGCGTTCCTGGGCTTCAACACCGGGACCGCCTCGGCGTACGGGATTCTCATGGTCCTCGTCGTCGTCGTCCTCACGCAGCTCTACCTGCGCTACCTGAACAAGCTGAAGGAGGGCTGA